From Ramlibacter tataouinensis, the proteins below share one genomic window:
- a CDS encoding DUF1330 domain-containing protein, whose translation MAAPAYLIVTMHITNPEQYKQYMAKAPEAVKAAGGEYLVRGGRHEVLEGDWQPHRVAMLRFPSYEQAKAFYDGEMYTSARKLRAGTTDYFNMVLVEGVAAPV comes from the coding sequence ATGGCCGCGCCCGCGTACCTGATCGTCACGATGCACATCACGAACCCGGAGCAGTACAAGCAGTACATGGCCAAGGCGCCCGAGGCCGTCAAGGCCGCCGGCGGCGAGTACCTGGTGCGCGGCGGCCGCCATGAAGTGTTGGAAGGCGACTGGCAGCCGCACCGCGTGGCGATGCTGCGCTTTCCGAGCTACGAGCAGGCCAAGGCCTTCTACGACGGCGAGATGTACACGTCCGCGCGCAAGCTGCGCGCCGGCACCACCGACTACTTCAACATGGTGCTGGTCGAAGGCGTGGCCGCCCCCGTCTGA
- a CDS encoding CTP synthase yields the protein MTKFVFVTGGVVSSLGKGIASASLAAILESRGLKVTLIKLDPYINVDPGTMSPFQHGEVFVTDDGAETDLDLGHYERFVTTRMGKVNNFTTGKIYQSVLEKERRGDYLGKTVQVIPHVTNEIQEFIQRGAGVGGATAADVAIVEIGGTVGDIESLPFLEAARQMSLRLGPNQAAFVHLTYVPWIAAAGELKTKPTQHTVQKLREIGIQADALLCRADRKIPEDERAKISLFTNVPEWGVISMWDVDTIYKVPRMLHEQGLDGLICDKLRLNTPPANLKRWDDLVYETEHPQGEVAIAMVGKYVDLSDSYKSLNEALRHAGMKNHVRVKIDYVDSETITPDTVNSLARFDAVLVPGGFGKRGIEGKVAAARFAREHQVPYLGICLGMQVATIEYARHVAGIAEANSTEFEPRTPNPVIALITEWEDADGTIKTRNENSDLGGTMRLGAQSSDVAKGTLAHKIYGDVVNERHRHRYEANVKYLDRLRAAGLVISALTQREHLTEIVELPQDAHPWFMGVQFHPEFKSTPWDGHPLFNSYIKAALDHQAEGKTSGKTPLKVVA from the coding sequence ATGACCAAATTCGTCTTCGTCACCGGCGGTGTGGTGTCTTCCCTGGGCAAGGGAATCGCCTCTGCCTCTCTCGCCGCGATCCTCGAATCGCGCGGCCTCAAAGTCACCCTCATCAAGCTCGATCCGTACATCAACGTCGACCCGGGCACGATGTCGCCGTTCCAGCACGGCGAGGTGTTCGTGACCGACGACGGCGCGGAGACCGACCTGGACCTGGGGCACTACGAGCGCTTCGTGACCACCCGCATGGGCAAGGTCAATAACTTCACCACCGGCAAGATCTACCAGTCGGTGCTGGAGAAGGAGCGCCGCGGCGACTACCTGGGCAAGACGGTGCAGGTCATTCCGCACGTCACCAACGAGATCCAGGAGTTCATCCAGCGCGGCGCCGGCGTGGGCGGCGCCACGGCGGCCGACGTCGCCATCGTGGAAATCGGCGGCACGGTCGGCGACATCGAGTCCCTGCCCTTCCTGGAGGCAGCGCGGCAAATGAGCCTGCGCCTGGGGCCCAACCAGGCGGCCTTCGTCCACCTGACCTATGTGCCCTGGATCGCGGCCGCCGGCGAGCTCAAGACCAAGCCGACGCAGCACACGGTGCAGAAGCTGCGCGAGATCGGCATTCAGGCCGACGCCCTGCTGTGCCGCGCCGACCGCAAGATTCCCGAGGACGAGCGCGCCAAGATCTCGCTGTTCACCAACGTGCCCGAGTGGGGCGTGATCTCCATGTGGGACGTGGACACCATCTACAAGGTGCCCCGCATGCTGCACGAGCAGGGGCTGGACGGCCTGATCTGCGACAAGCTGCGCCTGAACACGCCGCCCGCCAACCTCAAGCGCTGGGACGACCTGGTGTACGAGACCGAGCATCCGCAGGGCGAGGTGGCCATCGCCATGGTCGGCAAGTACGTGGACCTGTCGGACAGCTACAAGTCGCTGAACGAGGCGCTCAGGCACGCCGGCATGAAGAATCACGTGCGGGTGAAGATCGACTACGTCGACTCCGAAACGATCACGCCGGACACCGTCAACTCGCTGGCCCGCTTCGACGCGGTGCTGGTGCCCGGCGGGTTCGGCAAGCGCGGCATCGAAGGCAAGGTGGCGGCGGCGCGCTTCGCCCGCGAGCATCAGGTTCCCTACCTGGGCATCTGCCTGGGCATGCAGGTGGCCACCATCGAGTACGCCCGCCACGTGGCCGGCATCGCCGAGGCCAACAGCACCGAGTTCGAGCCCCGCACGCCCAACCCCGTGATCGCGCTGATCACCGAATGGGAAGACGCCGACGGCACGATCAAGACCCGCAACGAGAACTCCGACCTGGGCGGCACCATGCGCCTGGGCGCGCAAAGCTCCGACGTCGCCAAGGGCACGCTGGCGCACAAGATCTACGGCGACGTCGTCAACGAGCGGCACCGCCACCGTTACGAAGCCAACGTCAAGTACCTGGACCGCCTGCGCGCGGCGGGGCTGGTGATCTCCGCGCTGACGCAGCGCGAGCACCTGACCGAGATCGTCGAGCTGCCGCAGGACGCGCACCCCTGGTTCATGGGCGTGCAGTTCCACCCGGAATTCAAGTCCACGCCCTGGGATGGCCACCCGCTGTTCAACTCGTACATCAAGGCGGCTTTGGACCACCAGGCCGAGGGCAAGACATCGGGCAAGACACCTCTGAAGGTCGTGGCATGA
- a CDS encoding MBL fold metallo-hydrolase translates to MIRCKSLGSGSTGNATVVQAREGAQVTHLLVDCGLGIRQLDKRLLQAGLTAAQVDALFITHEHADHIGCARQFALRQNIPVYMSHGTYAAIGQPDLGGLLRLVADGVPLVVGAMEVRPFTVPHDAREPLQLSCGDGATRLGLLTDLGHASAHVLEQLAGCATLLLECNHDGGLLAASSYPAFLKRRIGGDWGHLDNEAAADIARALRTSGLKQVVAAHLSEQNNRPDLAREALAAAMGCDPADIAVADGPSGCGWLEA, encoded by the coding sequence ATGATTCGATGCAAGAGCCTTGGCAGCGGCAGCACTGGCAACGCCACGGTGGTCCAGGCGCGCGAGGGCGCGCAGGTCACGCACTTGCTGGTCGACTGCGGGCTGGGCATCCGGCAGCTGGACAAGCGCCTGCTCCAGGCGGGCCTGACGGCCGCGCAGGTCGATGCCCTGTTCATCACCCACGAGCACGCCGACCACATCGGCTGCGCGCGCCAGTTTGCCCTGCGCCAGAACATTCCGGTGTACATGAGCCATGGCACTTATGCGGCCATCGGGCAGCCCGACCTGGGCGGCCTGCTGCGGCTGGTGGCCGACGGCGTGCCGCTCGTCGTGGGGGCGATGGAAGTGCGTCCCTTCACCGTGCCGCACGATGCGCGCGAGCCCTTGCAACTGAGTTGCGGCGACGGCGCCACGCGGCTGGGCCTGCTCACCGACCTCGGCCACGCCAGTGCCCATGTGCTGGAGCAGCTCGCCGGCTGCGCCACCCTGCTGCTCGAATGCAACCACGATGGCGGCCTGCTCGCAGCCTCCAGCTACCCGGCCTTCCTCAAGCGCCGCATCGGCGGCGACTGGGGGCACTTGGACAATGAAGCCGCGGCAGACATCGCGCGCGCCCTGCGGACCTCCGGCCTGAAGCAGGTGGTCGCGGCGCACCTGTCCGAACAGAACAACCGCCCCGACCTGGCGCGTGAAGCACTGGCGGCCGCGATGGGCTGCGACCCCGCGGACATCGCCGTGGCCGACGGCCCCAGTGGCTGCGGCTGGCTCGAGGCCTAG
- the eno gene encoding phosphopyruvate hydratase → MSAIVDIVGREILDSRGNPTVECDVLLESGTMGRAAVPSGASTGSREAIELRDGDKSRYLGKGVLKAVEHINTEISESVLGLDASEQAFLDKTLIDLDGSDNKGRLGANATLAVSMAVARAAAEESGLPLYRYFGGMGGMQLPVPMMNVVNGGAHANNNLDLQELMIIPVGAPSFREALRYGAEVFHALKKIIHDKGMSVAVGDEGGFAPNVANHEAAIGMILQAIEAAGYRPGEQIALGLDCASSEFFKEGKYHVEAEGLTLDAGEWTNILASWADKYPIISIEDGMAEGDWDGWKLLTERLGKKVQLVGDDLFVTNTKILKEGIDKGIANSILIKINQIGTLTETFAAIEMAKRAGYTAVISHRSGETEDSTIADIAVGTNAGQIKTGSLSRSDRMAKYNQLLRIEEDLGDIASYPGRAAFYNLR, encoded by the coding sequence ATGAGCGCAATCGTTGACATCGTCGGCCGCGAAATCCTGGATTCGCGCGGCAACCCCACCGTGGAATGCGACGTGCTGCTGGAGTCCGGCACCATGGGCCGCGCGGCCGTCCCCTCGGGCGCGTCCACCGGCTCGCGCGAGGCGATCGAACTGCGCGACGGCGACAAGAGCCGCTACCTGGGCAAGGGCGTGCTCAAGGCGGTGGAGCACATCAACACCGAGATCTCCGAATCGGTGCTGGGCCTGGACGCCTCCGAGCAGGCCTTCCTGGACAAGACCCTGATCGACCTGGACGGCAGCGACAACAAGGGCCGCCTGGGCGCCAACGCGACGCTGGCCGTGTCGATGGCGGTGGCGCGCGCCGCCGCCGAGGAGTCCGGCCTGCCGCTGTACCGCTATTTCGGCGGCATGGGCGGCATGCAGCTGCCGGTGCCCATGATGAACGTGGTCAACGGCGGCGCGCACGCCAACAACAACCTCGACCTGCAGGAGCTGATGATCATCCCGGTGGGCGCGCCCAGCTTCCGCGAAGCCCTGCGCTACGGCGCCGAGGTGTTCCACGCGCTCAAGAAGATCATCCACGACAAGGGCATGAGCGTGGCCGTCGGCGACGAAGGCGGCTTCGCGCCCAATGTCGCCAACCACGAGGCGGCCATCGGCATGATCCTGCAGGCCATCGAGGCCGCGGGCTACCGTCCCGGCGAGCAGATCGCCCTGGGCCTGGACTGCGCCTCCAGCGAGTTCTTCAAGGAAGGCAAGTACCACGTCGAGGCCGAAGGCCTGACGCTGGATGCCGGCGAGTGGACCAACATCCTGGCCAGCTGGGCCGACAAGTACCCGATCATCAGCATCGAGGACGGCATGGCCGAAGGCGACTGGGACGGCTGGAAGCTGCTGACCGAGCGCCTGGGCAAGAAGGTGCAGCTGGTGGGCGACGACCTGTTCGTCACCAACACCAAGATCCTGAAGGAAGGCATCGACAAGGGCATCGCCAACTCGATCCTCATCAAGATCAACCAGATCGGCACGCTGACCGAGACTTTCGCCGCCATCGAGATGGCCAAGCGCGCCGGCTACACCGCGGTGATCAGCCACCGTTCGGGCGAGACCGAGGACTCCACCATCGCCGACATCGCCGTGGGCACCAACGCCGGCCAGATCAAGACCGGCTCGCTCTCGCGCTCGGACCGCATGGCCAAGTACAACCAGCTGCTGCGCATCGAGGAAGACCTGGGCGACATCGCCTCCTACCCGGGCCGCGCCGCCTTCTACAACCTGCGATAA
- the coaBC gene encoding bifunctional phosphopantothenoylcysteine decarboxylase/phosphopantothenate--cysteine ligase CoaBC, whose protein sequence is MNDLAGKHIVLGLSGGIACYKAAELCRALIKEGATVQVVMTEAAEQFITPVTMQALSNRPVYGSQWDSREPNNMPHINLSREADAILIAPCSADFMAKLLHGRADDLLSLMCLARPIGKVPLLLAPAMNREMWAHPATQRNMKQLDADGAHILGVGTGFQACGETGDGRMLEPPELLEDLVAFFQPKRLAGKRVLITAGPTFEAIDPVRGITNLSSGKMGFAIARAAREAGAQVTLVAGPVSLATPRGVTRIDVRSARDMMAATQPEAEGADVFIATAAVADWRPATASEHKIKKDGSGQAPALAFTENPDILATVAQSARAKSGALFCVGFAAESQDLAANAQAKRLRKGVPLLVGNIGPATFGAEDNALLVIDDQGSFEMPRAPKLQLARALVAQIANHL, encoded by the coding sequence ATGAACGATTTGGCGGGCAAACACATTGTCCTGGGCCTGTCCGGCGGCATCGCCTGCTACAAGGCCGCGGAGTTATGCCGCGCCCTGATCAAGGAGGGCGCCACCGTGCAGGTGGTGATGACCGAGGCGGCGGAGCAGTTCATCACGCCCGTCACCATGCAGGCGCTTTCCAACCGGCCGGTGTACGGATCCCAGTGGGACAGCCGCGAGCCGAACAACATGCCGCACATCAACCTGTCGCGCGAAGCCGACGCCATCCTGATCGCGCCCTGCAGCGCCGACTTCATGGCCAAGCTCCTGCACGGGCGCGCCGACGACCTTCTGAGCCTCATGTGCCTGGCGCGGCCGATCGGCAAGGTGCCGCTGTTGCTGGCGCCGGCGATGAACCGGGAGATGTGGGCCCATCCGGCGACGCAGCGCAACATGAAACAGCTCGACGCGGACGGCGCGCACATCCTCGGGGTGGGCACCGGCTTCCAGGCCTGCGGGGAGACCGGCGACGGCCGCATGCTGGAGCCGCCCGAACTGCTCGAGGACCTGGTCGCCTTCTTCCAGCCCAAGCGCCTGGCGGGCAAGCGGGTGCTGATCACGGCCGGCCCGACCTTCGAGGCCATCGACCCGGTGCGCGGCATCACCAACCTGTCCAGCGGGAAGATGGGATTCGCCATCGCCCGTGCCGCGCGCGAGGCCGGCGCGCAGGTCACGCTGGTGGCCGGCCCGGTGAGCCTGGCCACGCCGCGCGGCGTCACGCGCATCGACGTGCGCTCGGCGCGCGACATGATGGCCGCGACGCAGCCCGAAGCCGAGGGCGCCGACGTCTTCATCGCCACCGCCGCGGTGGCCGACTGGCGGCCCGCGACCGCCAGCGAGCACAAGATCAAGAAGGACGGCTCCGGCCAGGCGCCGGCACTGGCCTTCACTGAGAACCCGGACATCCTCGCCACCGTCGCGCAATCGGCGCGTGCCAAATCGGGCGCGCTGTTCTGCGTGGGCTTCGCTGCCGAAAGCCAGGATCTCGCCGCGAACGCCCAGGCCAAGCGCCTGCGCAAGGGCGTGCCGCTGCTGGTGGGCAACATCGGGCCGGCCACCTTCGGGGCCGAGGACAACGCCTTGCTGGTGATCGACGACCAGGGTTCGTTCGAGATGCCGCGCGCCCCCAAACTGCAACTGGCGCGCGCACTCGTCGCCCAGATCGCCAATCACCTATGA
- a CDS encoding cupin domain-containing protein encodes MDIAHASPLLGGLSPQQFMRRHWQKKPLLVRGAVPGMRPLLSRSELFALAAADHVESRLVSQSRGQWRMRRGPFARRALPPLSQAKWTLLVQGLDLHHDAAHALLQRFSFAPQARLDDLMVSYATDGGGVGPHYDSYDVFLLQAQGRRRWRIGPCKDMTLREDVPVKILSNFEPEEEHVLEPGDMLYLPPRWAHDGIAEGECQTYSIGFRTPNRGELARDLLQRIADDAPDIAGESLYWDPSQPATDAPGEVPAPLLAFAQAALHSALADRDVLARALGEYITEPKANVWFEPREEEPDLAGALVLDRRTRMMYDRRHVFINGESLRAAGRDATLMRALADRRALSAAQVAKASDQALEVLASWCEAGWLHPREEVGP; translated from the coding sequence ATGGACATCGCACACGCTTCGCCGCTGCTGGGCGGCCTCTCCCCGCAACAATTCATGCGCCGCCACTGGCAGAAGAAACCGCTGCTGGTGCGCGGGGCCGTGCCCGGCATGCGGCCCCTGCTGTCGCGCAGCGAGCTGTTCGCGCTGGCCGCCGCCGACCATGTCGAATCGCGGCTGGTGTCGCAATCGCGCGGCCAGTGGCGCATGCGCCGCGGTCCCTTCGCGCGGCGCGCGCTGCCGCCCCTGTCGCAAGCGAAATGGACCTTGCTGGTACAGGGGCTGGACCTGCACCACGATGCGGCCCACGCCCTGCTGCAGCGCTTCAGCTTCGCGCCGCAGGCGCGGCTGGACGACCTGATGGTGAGCTACGCCACCGACGGCGGCGGCGTCGGCCCGCACTATGACTCCTACGACGTGTTCCTGCTGCAGGCGCAGGGCCGCCGGCGCTGGCGCATCGGTCCCTGCAAGGACATGACACTGCGCGAGGACGTGCCGGTCAAGATCCTGTCGAACTTCGAGCCCGAGGAGGAACATGTGCTCGAGCCCGGCGACATGCTGTACCTGCCGCCGCGCTGGGCGCACGACGGCATCGCCGAGGGCGAGTGCCAGACCTACTCGATCGGCTTTCGCACGCCCAATCGCGGCGAACTGGCGCGCGATCTGCTGCAGCGCATTGCCGACGATGCGCCCGACATCGCCGGCGAATCGCTCTACTGGGACCCTTCCCAGCCGGCCACCGATGCGCCCGGCGAAGTGCCCGCGCCGTTGCTGGCGTTCGCGCAGGCCGCCCTGCATTCGGCGCTGGCCGACCGCGACGTGCTGGCCCGCGCGCTGGGCGAGTACATCACCGAGCCCAAGGCCAACGTCTGGTTCGAGCCGCGCGAGGAGGAGCCGGACCTCGCGGGCGCGCTGGTGCTGGACCGGCGCACGCGCATGATGTACGACCGCCGGCATGTGTTCATCAACGGCGAGAGCCTGCGCGCGGCGGGTCGCGATGCGACCCTGATGCGTGCGCTGGCCGACCGGCGCGCGCTCAGCGCGGCCCAGGTCGCCAAGGCCAGCGACCAGGCGCTGGAGGTCCTGGCCTCATGGTGCGAGGCCGGATGGCTGCATCCGCGGGAGGAGGTGGGGCCATGA
- a CDS encoding glycine zipper 2TM domain-containing protein, producing the protein MPAKIRVLPRACAAALAASLAACAVPPDPYGPNNYPASPLSTTNPYGTNPPAGAYGTAPAPTATVVEFGRITNVAMVSNGQPVVTGNDPVGTIIGGIVGGVLGNQIGSGGGKGAATVLGAIGGAAVGSHMAGGNRVYNTGGPVYRIWVQTDSGAMRTFDVSATGNLRAGDRVRIENGLIYLAG; encoded by the coding sequence ATGCCAGCCAAGATTCGCGTCCTGCCGCGGGCCTGTGCCGCCGCGCTTGCCGCGAGCTTGGCCGCCTGCGCAGTGCCGCCCGACCCCTACGGGCCGAACAACTATCCGGCGTCGCCTTTGTCGACGACCAATCCCTACGGGACCAACCCGCCTGCGGGGGCGTACGGCACTGCACCGGCGCCGACCGCCACCGTCGTCGAATTCGGCCGCATCACCAACGTGGCGATGGTCAGCAACGGGCAGCCGGTCGTCACCGGCAACGACCCAGTCGGCACCATCATCGGCGGCATCGTGGGCGGTGTCCTGGGCAACCAGATCGGCAGTGGCGGCGGCAAGGGCGCGGCCACGGTGCTGGGCGCCATCGGCGGAGCAGCCGTCGGCAGCCACATGGCCGGCGGCAACCGCGTCTACAACACCGGCGGCCCGGTGTACCGGATCTGGGTGCAGACCGATTCCGGCGCGATGCGCACCTTCGACGTCAGCGCCACCGGCAACCTGCGCGCCGGCGACCGCGTGCGGATCGAGAACGGCCTGATCTACCTCGCCGGCTAG
- the dut gene encoding dUTP diphosphatase, giving the protein MKIDLKVLDPRMTDQLPSYATSGSAGLDLRACIDEPLTLAPNAWRLVGTGIAIWIRDPGYAAMILPRSGLGHKHGIVLGNLVGLIDSDYQGQLMVSCWNRSDVEFTLHPMERLAQLVIVPVVQAQFNVVAEFPATQRGDGGYGSTGKH; this is encoded by the coding sequence ATGAAAATCGACTTGAAAGTCCTCGATCCGCGCATGACGGATCAACTCCCCAGCTACGCCACGTCCGGCAGCGCCGGCCTCGACCTGCGCGCCTGCATCGACGAGCCGCTCACCCTGGCGCCCAACGCCTGGAGGCTGGTGGGCACCGGCATCGCGATCTGGATCCGCGACCCCGGCTATGCGGCGATGATCCTGCCGCGCTCGGGGCTGGGCCACAAGCACGGCATCGTGCTGGGCAACCTGGTCGGGCTCATCGACAGCGACTACCAGGGCCAGCTGATGGTGAGCTGCTGGAACCGCAGCGACGTCGAGTTCACCCTGCACCCCATGGAGCGGCTGGCGCAACTGGTGATCGTTCCCGTGGTCCAGGCGCAGTTCAACGTGGTCGCCGAGTTTCCCGCCACCCAGCGCGGCGACGGCGGTTACGGCTCGACCGGTAAGCACTGA
- a CDS encoding FKBP-type peptidyl-prolyl cis-trans isomerase, translating to MENAQVTPQCVVALTWVLKDTLGEVLDELTEPVEFLVGGEDLLAKIEEALQGHGAGDRLDLHLEPEDAFGEYDEQLVFLEPRQLFPAELEEGMTFDGLPAGANPAAPADALYTVTEIYPEHVVLDGNHPLAGIAIRLHLKVEGVREATEEEVGRGSAGTGFFKIG from the coding sequence ATGGAAAACGCGCAAGTCACGCCGCAGTGCGTGGTCGCCCTGACCTGGGTGCTGAAGGACACATTGGGCGAGGTGCTGGACGAGTTGACGGAACCGGTGGAATTCCTGGTCGGCGGCGAGGACCTGCTCGCCAAGATCGAGGAGGCCCTGCAAGGCCACGGGGCCGGCGACCGGCTCGACCTGCACCTGGAGCCGGAGGACGCCTTCGGCGAGTACGACGAGCAGCTCGTGTTCCTCGAGCCGCGCCAGCTGTTCCCGGCGGAACTCGAGGAAGGCATGACCTTCGACGGTCTGCCGGCGGGCGCCAATCCCGCCGCGCCGGCCGACGCTCTCTACACCGTCACGGAAATCTATCCCGAGCACGTGGTGCTGGACGGCAACCACCCGCTGGCGGGCATCGCCATCCGGCTGCACCTGAAGGTCGAGGGCGTGCGCGAGGCGACCGAGGAAGAGGTCGGCCGCGGCTCGGCCGGCACCGGCTTCTTCAAGATCGGCTGA
- the kdsA gene encoding 3-deoxy-8-phosphooctulonate synthase: protein MKLCGFDVGLDKPFFLIAGPCVVESEQLQIDTAGQLKEITTALGIPFIFKSSYDKANRTSGTSFRGPGMELGLEILAKVKKELALPVITDVHTEAEVPEVAKVVDVLQTPAFLCRQTDFIRAVAQSGRPVNIKKGQFLAPHEMKNVIDKARAAAREKGLAEDSFMACERGASFGYNNLVSDMRSLAIMRETGAPVVFDATHSVQLPGGQGTSSGGQREMVPVLARAAVAVGVAGLFMETHPDPAKALSDGPNAVPLKHMKALLETLVALDAVTKKNGYLESRFTA from the coding sequence ATGAAACTGTGTGGATTCGATGTGGGCCTCGACAAGCCCTTTTTCCTGATCGCGGGACCCTGCGTCGTCGAGTCCGAGCAACTGCAGATCGACACCGCCGGCCAGTTGAAGGAAATCACCACCGCGCTGGGCATTCCCTTCATCTTCAAGAGCAGCTACGACAAGGCCAACCGGACGTCGGGCACCAGCTTCCGCGGACCGGGCATGGAACTCGGGCTGGAGATCCTGGCCAAGGTGAAGAAGGAGCTGGCCCTGCCGGTCATCACCGACGTGCACACCGAGGCCGAAGTGCCCGAGGTCGCCAAGGTCGTGGACGTGCTGCAGACGCCCGCCTTCCTGTGCCGCCAGACCGACTTCATCCGCGCCGTCGCGCAGTCAGGACGCCCCGTCAACATCAAAAAGGGGCAGTTCCTCGCGCCGCACGAGATGAAGAACGTGATCGACAAGGCGCGCGCGGCCGCCCGCGAGAAGGGCCTGGCGGAAGACAGCTTCATGGCCTGCGAACGCGGCGCGAGCTTTGGCTACAACAACCTTGTGTCGGACATGCGCTCGCTGGCGATCATGCGCGAGACCGGGGCGCCGGTGGTGTTCGACGCCACCCACTCGGTGCAGCTGCCGGGCGGCCAGGGCACCAGCTCGGGCGGCCAGCGCGAGATGGTGCCGGTGCTGGCGCGCGCGGCCGTGGCCGTGGGCGTGGCGGGCCTGTTCATGGAGACGCATCCCGATCCGGCCAAGGCCCTGAGCGACGGGCCGAACGCCGTGCCGCTCAAGCACATGAAGGCGCTGCTGGAAACGCTGGTGGCGCTCGATGCCGTGACCAAGAAAAACGGCTATCTCGAGAGCCGTTTCACCGCCTGA
- a CDS encoding glycine zipper 2TM domain-containing protein, whose protein sequence is MRNYRLASIACGSALVALLAGCGSSVPLTSTAPAPSASVAAAPTGVEYGQVTRIESIAGATTRSGPSIPGAIIGAVAGGVVGNQIGSGKGQTAATVLGAAGGAAVGSQVGRSTTPAQPTYRVTVQTQSGAVRYYDVPATNDLRVGDRVQVENGVIYRS, encoded by the coding sequence ATGCGTAACTACCGACTCGCCTCGATCGCCTGCGGCAGCGCGCTTGTCGCCTTGCTGGCTGGATGCGGCTCCAGCGTTCCGCTGACATCGACAGCCCCCGCCCCGTCGGCCAGCGTTGCGGCGGCGCCCACCGGCGTGGAATACGGCCAGGTGACCCGCATCGAATCCATCGCCGGCGCCACCACCCGCAGCGGACCCAGCATCCCGGGCGCCATCATTGGCGCGGTCGCCGGCGGCGTGGTCGGCAACCAGATCGGTTCCGGCAAGGGGCAGACGGCCGCCACGGTGCTGGGCGCGGCCGGCGGCGCTGCCGTGGGCAGTCAGGTCGGGCGCAGCACCACGCCGGCCCAGCCCACGTATCGGGTGACTGTCCAGACGCAAAGCGGGGCAGTGCGCTACTATGACGTGCCCGCCACCAACGACCTGCGAGTGGGCGACCGCGTGCAGGTCGAGAATGGCGTGATCTACCGCAGCTAA
- the bamC gene encoding outer membrane protein assembly factor BamC, giving the protein MKLQAKSGVLALAAVLMLSACSVLDGDKIDYKSAGKGAPLDVPPDLTQLSKDSRYQVPGGTVTASAFQVGQAAPDMPTAATTLGDVRVERDGQKRWLVVTRPADQVWGPVRDFWLESGFLLTLDQSNLGIMETDWAENRAKIPQDFIRNTLGKLIDSVYSTSERDKFRTRLERTASGGTEIYLSHRGMIEVYANREKDQTVWQPRPADPELEAEFLRRLMVKLGTPPEQAKSLVAAAPAKPSSRVADVAGAPVVQIDEGFDRAWRRVGLALDRTGFTVEDRDRTQGTYFVRYVEPTANKEPGIIAKLFSSEKTNPPIKYRIALKSEGEKTTVSVLNQSGAPESSATAQRICKVIADDLK; this is encoded by the coding sequence GTGAAGCTCCAAGCAAAATCCGGCGTGCTGGCCCTGGCCGCAGTCCTCATGCTGTCGGCCTGTTCTGTGCTCGATGGCGACAAGATCGACTACAAGAGCGCCGGCAAGGGCGCCCCGCTCGATGTCCCGCCCGACCTGACGCAGCTGTCGAAGGATTCGCGCTACCAGGTGCCCGGCGGCACCGTGACGGCCAGCGCCTTCCAGGTCGGCCAGGCCGCGCCGGACATGCCGACTGCCGCCACGACCCTGGGTGACGTACGCGTCGAGCGCGACGGCCAGAAGCGCTGGCTGGTGGTGACCCGTCCCGCCGACCAGGTGTGGGGCCCGGTGCGCGACTTCTGGCTGGAAAGCGGCTTCCTGCTCACGCTGGACCAGTCCAACCTCGGCATCATGGAGACCGACTGGGCCGAGAACCGCGCCAAGATTCCGCAGGACTTCATCCGCAACACCCTGGGCAAGCTGATCGACTCGGTGTACTCCACGTCCGAGCGCGACAAATTCCGCACCCGGCTGGAGCGCACCGCCAGCGGCGGCACCGAGATCTACCTCAGCCACCGCGGCATGATCGAGGTGTACGCCAATCGCGAAAAGGACCAGACGGTGTGGCAGCCGCGCCCGGCCGATCCCGAACTGGAAGCCGAATTCCTGCGCCGCCTGATGGTCAAGCTGGGCACGCCGCCCGAGCAGGCCAAGTCGCTGGTGGCCGCGGCGCCCGCCAAGCCCAGCTCGCGCGTGGCCGATGTCGCCGGCGCCCCGGTGGTGCAGATCGACGAAGGGTTTGACCGCGCCTGGCGCCGCGTCGGCCTCGCGCTCGACCGCACCGGCTTCACGGTGGAAGACCGCGACCGCACCCAGGGCACGTATTTCGTGCGCTACGTCGAGCCCACCGCCAACAAGGAGCCGGGGATCATCGCCAAGCTCTTCAGCTCCGAGAAGACCAATCCGCCGATCAAGTACCGCATCGCGCTCAAGAGCGAAGGCGAGAAGACCACGGTGTCGGTGCTGAACCAGAGCGGCGCGCCCGAATCCTCCGCCACGGCGCAGCGCATCTGCAAGGTCATCGCCGACGACCTGAAATAA